One Rhizobium sp. NRK18 genomic window carries:
- a CDS encoding amino acid ABC transporter permease, whose amino-acid sequence MQTLIDEFFNLDIMAKAFPLMMKGLGMTLELCAAVILLGLVGGLFLALANLSPRRWLRLTSIVFTDIFRALPPLVLLIFVYSGLPFAGIEISPFTAVVLSFFLNNSAYYAEVYRAGIQSVAKGQWEAARSTGLTKGQMLRYVVLPQAIRNVLPDLLSNTIEVVKLTSLASTVSFAELLYDANMARSITYNASPLVLAALIYLVLLWPLVRLVSRFQRRLAH is encoded by the coding sequence GTGCAGACACTGATCGACGAATTCTTCAATCTGGACATCATGGCCAAGGCTTTCCCCCTGATGATGAAGGGGCTGGGCATGACGCTGGAGCTTTGCGCTGCCGTGATCTTGCTGGGCCTTGTCGGCGGATTGTTCCTGGCGCTGGCAAACCTCAGCCCGAGGCGATGGCTGCGGCTGACATCGATCGTCTTCACCGACATCTTCCGCGCTTTGCCGCCGCTAGTCCTGCTGATCTTCGTCTATTCCGGCCTGCCCTTCGCAGGGATAGAAATATCGCCCTTCACCGCGGTGGTCCTGTCCTTCTTCCTCAACAACTCCGCCTATTACGCCGAGGTCTACCGCGCCGGCATCCAGTCGGTCGCCAAGGGACAATGGGAGGCGGCCCGCTCCACCGGCCTGACGAAGGGGCAGATGTTGCGCTACGTCGTGCTGCCACAGGCGATCCGCAACGTCCTGCCGGATCTCCTGTCCAACACGATCGAAGTGGTCAAGCTGACCTCGCTCGCCTCCACCGTATCGTTCGCCGAACTGCTCTACGACGCCAACATGGCGCGCTCGATCACCTACAACGCTTCGCCGCTCGTGCTCGCGGCATTGATCTACCTCGTCCTGCTCTGGCCCCTGGTCCGGCTCGTCAGCCGCTTCCAGCGACGCCTGGCGCATTGA
- a CDS encoding VOC family protein, with protein MRSLFHLAYHVTDLDASRKFYGDVLGCEEGRSTDTWVDFDFFGHQISLHLGKPFEVTRTGKVGDHMVMMPHLGVILPLDDWFALAKRLEDAGIAFDIPPVVRFQGEPGEQRTMFFFDPSGNPIEVKGFKDFDSVFAQ; from the coding sequence ATGCGTTCTCTCTTCCATCTCGCCTACCACGTCACCGATCTCGATGCCTCGCGCAAATTCTACGGCGACGTGCTCGGATGCGAAGAAGGCAGGTCGACCGACACCTGGGTCGACTTCGACTTTTTCGGCCACCAGATTTCCCTCCACCTCGGCAAGCCCTTCGAAGTCACCCGCACCGGCAAGGTCGGTGATCACATGGTGATGATGCCGCATCTCGGTGTCATCCTGCCGCTCGATGACTGGTTCGCGCTGGCAAAACGTCTGGAAGACGCCGGCATCGCCTTCGATATCCCGCCCGTCGTCCGCTTCCAGGGCGAACCGGGCGAACAGCGCACCATGTTCTTTTTCGACCCCTCCGGAAATCCGATCGAAGTGAAGGGCTTCAAGGATTTCGACAGCGTTTTCGCGCAGTAA
- a CDS encoding amino acid ABC transporter ATP-binding protein, producing the protein MLEIVALEKRFGDNAILKGIDLKIAKGELVFIIGPSGSGKSTMLRCCNLLEQPSAGDIVVDGRNIMQGTSRDLDRMRLQVGMVFQGFHLYPHMRVLDNVTLAQRKAMGRSRAEAEARAVEMLEQVGMAHKTDAYPAELSGGQQQRVAIARALALDPKVMLFDEPTSALDPELVGSVLKVMKDLKSKGMTMLVVSHEMSFARETADRVVFMDGGVIVEQGRPDEIFGNPKAARTQEFLARVIH; encoded by the coding sequence ATGCTCGAGATAGTCGCCCTTGAAAAGCGCTTCGGCGACAATGCCATCCTCAAGGGCATCGATCTCAAGATTGCCAAGGGTGAACTGGTTTTCATCATCGGCCCTTCCGGGTCCGGCAAGAGCACGATGCTGCGCTGCTGCAATCTCCTGGAACAGCCGTCCGCCGGCGACATCGTCGTCGACGGACGCAACATCATGCAGGGCACCAGCCGGGACCTCGACCGCATGCGCCTTCAGGTCGGAATGGTGTTTCAGGGCTTCCACCTCTATCCGCACATGCGCGTCCTCGACAATGTGACGCTTGCCCAGCGCAAGGCGATGGGACGCAGCCGCGCCGAAGCGGAAGCCCGCGCCGTCGAGATGCTGGAACAGGTCGGCATGGCCCACAAGACGGATGCCTATCCCGCCGAACTGTCCGGCGGACAGCAGCAACGCGTGGCCATTGCCCGGGCTCTGGCGCTCGACCCCAAGGTCATGCTCTTCGACGAGCCGACCTCTGCGCTCGATCCCGAACTCGTCGGATCGGTGCTGAAGGTGATGAAGGACCTGAAATCCAAGGGCATGACCATGCTTGTCGTCAGCCACGAGATGAGCTTTGCCCGCGAAACAGCCGACCGGGTGGTCTTCATGGATGGCGGCGTCATCGTCGAGCAGGGCCGCCCGGACGAAATCTTCGGCAATCCGAAGGCGGCGCGGACGCAGGAATTCCTCGCCCGCGTGATCCACTGA
- a CDS encoding SDR family oxidoreductase, translated as MDLGLKGRKALVLGASRGLGRAIASALAAEGATIYAAARNAQSADLADGVIPVTLDLSDRNSVDALTKRLISEGGVDILVNNSGGPKPGPAAGQDMSAWASAFEQMALSIFAITDALLPAMIARGWGRIITIGSSGVVQPIPNLALSNGVRGAISGWSKTLAAEVAAHGVTVNMILPGRIETDRLRELDANKATKTGMSAEAVRKASHGDIPAGRYGTPEEFAAVATFLASKQASYVTGTQIRVDGGLVRGF; from the coding sequence ATGGATCTCGGATTGAAGGGACGCAAGGCGCTGGTTCTCGGTGCAAGTCGAGGCCTGGGTCGCGCCATCGCATCGGCACTCGCAGCAGAAGGCGCCACTATCTACGCCGCAGCCCGCAACGCCCAGAGCGCCGACCTTGCCGATGGCGTAATCCCGGTCACGCTCGATCTTTCGGATCGGAATTCGGTCGACGCCCTGACGAAACGCCTGATCTCGGAAGGGGGCGTCGACATACTCGTCAACAACTCCGGCGGACCGAAGCCGGGGCCGGCTGCCGGTCAGGACATGTCCGCCTGGGCATCCGCGTTCGAGCAGATGGCACTATCGATCTTCGCCATCACCGACGCCCTCCTTCCCGCGATGATCGCGCGAGGCTGGGGCCGCATCATCACGATCGGCTCCTCCGGGGTCGTCCAGCCGATCCCGAACCTCGCACTTTCCAACGGTGTGCGCGGCGCCATCAGCGGCTGGTCGAAGACGCTGGCCGCGGAGGTCGCTGCACACGGCGTTACCGTCAACATGATCCTGCCCGGCCGCATCGAGACCGATCGCCTGCGTGAACTCGACGCCAACAAGGCCACCAAGACCGGCATGTCAGCGGAGGCCGTGCGGAAAGCCTCCCACGGCGACATCCCCGCCGGCCGCTACGGCACACCCGAAGAATTCGCCGCGGTTGCGACCTTCCTCGCCAGCAAGCAGGCAAGCTATGTGACCGGAACTCAGATAAGGGTTGACGGCGGCCTCGTCAGAGGATTCTGA
- a CDS encoding amino acid ABC transporter permease yields the protein MSGLDRFLQTFFNPAVIATYWRDILAGVGTTVAVGVATIIAGIALGLLLASIRCYRFKPANFVIICFADIFRALPPLILILILYFGLPSTGVMIPGPAVLFISLSLTLAAFAEEIFWAGFAAVEAGQWEAGIATGLGYNRTLVYIALPQTVRLATPPLVNRALAITKMTALGSVIGVPEILSAATSAQSFSGSATPLSLAAIAYLLLFLPLVFLARYLETHQRWNRS from the coding sequence ATGTCCGGACTCGATCGCTTCCTTCAGACCTTCTTCAACCCCGCCGTCATCGCCACCTACTGGCGTGACATTCTGGCGGGTGTCGGCACCACCGTCGCGGTCGGGGTCGCGACGATCATTGCCGGCATTGCCCTCGGCCTCCTGCTGGCCAGCATCCGCTGCTACCGCTTCAAGCCGGCCAACTTCGTCATCATCTGCTTCGCCGACATATTCCGCGCACTGCCGCCGCTGATCCTCATCCTCATCCTGTATTTCGGCCTGCCGTCGACCGGCGTCATGATCCCGGGCCCCGCCGTCCTGTTCATCTCGCTCAGCCTGACGCTTGCAGCCTTTGCCGAGGAGATCTTCTGGGCCGGCTTTGCCGCGGTAGAAGCCGGGCAATGGGAAGCCGGCATCGCAACGGGCCTCGGCTACAACAGGACACTCGTCTATATCGCCTTGCCGCAGACGGTGCGGCTTGCAACCCCGCCGCTGGTCAACCGGGCGCTTGCCATCACCAAGATGACGGCGCTCGGCTCCGTGATCGGCGTACCGGAAATCCTCTCTGCCGCAACCTCCGCCCAGAGCTTTTCAGGCAGCGCCACGCCACTGTCGCTCGCCGCGATCGCCTATCTTCTGCTGTTCCTGCCGCTCGTCTTCCTCGCCCGCTACCTGGAAACGCACCAGCGCTGGAATAGGAGCTAG
- a CDS encoding dihydrodipicolinate synthase family protein gives MTLLTSDAKGVFVIAVTPFTDTGAIDAASVDSMVDFYFDKGANGLTILGMMGEAPKLTLAESVEVTRLTLARAEDRPVIVGVSAPGLAAIGELTARVMDLGASGVMVAPPGSLKTDEQIVTYYSNVVETIGTDVPLVLQDFPLTTGVHISPRTLTQIFDANPSIVMLKHEDWPGLQKISDLRKAEAEGHRHVSILCGNGGVFLPEEMRRGADGAMTGFGYPEMMVDVCRLSAAGQLDAAQDVFDCYLPLARYEQQPGAGLAVRKYVLAKRGAIASAAQRKPGASLSQAATAEVEHLIARQTAKLAGLK, from the coding sequence GCCAGTGTCGACAGCATGGTCGATTTCTATTTCGACAAGGGCGCGAACGGCCTGACGATCCTAGGCATGATGGGTGAAGCGCCGAAGCTGACACTGGCCGAGTCGGTCGAGGTCACCCGCCTGACGCTTGCGCGCGCCGAGGACCGCCCTGTCATCGTCGGCGTATCTGCGCCCGGCCTGGCGGCGATCGGCGAATTAACGGCAAGGGTTATGGATCTTGGCGCATCCGGCGTGATGGTTGCGCCGCCCGGCTCACTGAAGACCGACGAGCAGATCGTAACCTATTACAGCAACGTGGTCGAAACGATCGGCACGGATGTGCCGCTGGTCCTGCAGGACTTTCCGCTGACCACCGGCGTTCACATTTCGCCGCGAACCCTGACGCAGATATTCGACGCCAATCCGAGCATCGTGATGCTGAAACATGAGGACTGGCCCGGACTGCAGAAGATCTCGGATCTGCGCAAGGCCGAGGCCGAAGGCCATCGCCACGTCTCCATTCTCTGCGGCAATGGCGGGGTCTTCCTGCCGGAGGAAATGCGCCGCGGCGCCGACGGCGCAATGACCGGCTTCGGCTATCCCGAAATGATGGTCGATGTCTGCCGGTTGTCCGCAGCCGGTCAACTTGACGCAGCGCAGGACGTGTTCGACTGCTACCTGCCGCTGGCGCGATACGAACAGCAGCCCGGCGCCGGCTTGGCCGTGCGCAAATACGTGCTCGCCAAGCGCGGCGCGATCGCCAGCGCCGCCCAGCGCAAGCCGGGCGCTTCACTATCGCAGGCAGCCACTGCCGAAGTCGAACACCTCATAGCCCGTCAGACGGCCAAGCTAGCAGGATTGAAGTAA
- a CDS encoding transporter substrate-binding domain-containing protein → MKHFLKAGLAGLTLIACHAQANAEGTLKTALDGTFAPHAMPTLDGKVEGFNVDLTDLIGERLGKKVDLTAAQFSGLIPALQAGTYDFLAAPVTVTKERAANLLFTEGFMDTNFAFVVPAGSPAFDGLDAFKGKTIAVNKGSAYESFLRDKAGEYGWTVESYGTNTDAVAAVLAGRADANLAGATVAAWAVKQNPKLQLSYEYPTGLVWALALRKDEVDLRNTIDKAIECLKIDGSMAKLSEKWFGVTPKPGTTIVTPVKGYGTPGFDGYAEDDHTPSCDLK, encoded by the coding sequence ATGAAACATTTTCTCAAGGCCGGCCTCGCCGGCCTGACCCTCATTGCATGTCACGCACAGGCCAACGCCGAAGGCACCCTGAAGACCGCGCTCGACGGCACCTTCGCGCCGCATGCCATGCCCACGCTCGACGGCAAGGTCGAAGGCTTCAACGTCGATCTCACGGACCTGATCGGCGAACGGCTCGGGAAGAAGGTCGACCTGACGGCCGCGCAGTTTTCGGGCCTCATCCCGGCGCTGCAGGCAGGCACCTACGACTTCCTGGCGGCACCGGTGACCGTCACCAAGGAACGGGCCGCAAACCTTCTGTTCACGGAAGGCTTCATGGACACCAACTTCGCATTCGTCGTGCCGGCCGGCTCCCCCGCCTTTGACGGCCTCGATGCCTTCAAGGGCAAGACCATCGCCGTCAACAAGGGCTCGGCCTATGAGAGCTTCCTGCGCGACAAGGCAGGTGAATACGGCTGGACCGTGGAAAGCTACGGCACCAACACCGACGCGGTGGCGGCCGTTCTGGCAGGCCGTGCCGATGCCAATCTGGCGGGCGCGACCGTCGCGGCATGGGCCGTCAAGCAGAACCCCAAGCTGCAGCTGTCCTATGAATATCCCACCGGTCTCGTCTGGGCACTGGCGCTGCGCAAGGACGAGGTCGACCTGCGCAACACCATCGACAAGGCGATCGAATGCCTGAAGATCGACGGGTCCATGGCCAAGTTGTCGGAAAAATGGTTCGGCGTCACGCCGAAGCCGGGCACCACGATCGTCACGCCGGTAAAGGGCTACGGCACGCCGGGCTTCGACGGCTATGCCGAAGACGACCACACGCCCTCCTGCGATCTGAAGTAA